The following coding sequences lie in one Kingella potus genomic window:
- a CDS encoding class I SAM-dependent methyltransferase produces the protein MNPNLAPLLRQDLNPAYLAEEHGILRYLNPADLAGDNGKYQKLYDRLAPLYDIGENWLARLKYGNGIAKMRREMMRLIDWQNGANVLYVSVGTGNDFRYFPDTVNAGSLNIVGADLSLGMLRRAQKTWQRRLNLSLVHCAAEDLPFADNRFDIVFHVGGINFFSDQRRALAEMLRVAKPDTRLMVADETQDLVEQQYQKSVFTQAAYQNAQVDVSAITNALPDNAVERQTHILWSGRFYALTFRKAA, from the coding sequence ATGAACCCCAATCTCGCCCCCCTGCTGCGCCAAGATTTAAACCCCGCCTACCTTGCCGAAGAACACGGCATCCTGCGCTATCTCAACCCCGCCGATTTGGCAGGCGACAACGGCAAATACCAAAAGCTCTACGACCGCCTCGCCCCGCTGTACGACATCGGCGAAAACTGGCTGGCGCGGCTCAAATACGGCAACGGCATCGCCAAAATGCGCCGCGAAATGATGCGGCTGATTGACTGGCAAAACGGCGCAAACGTGCTGTATGTGTCCGTGGGCACGGGCAACGATTTCCGCTATTTCCCCGACACGGTAAACGCAGGCAGCCTGAACATCGTGGGCGCGGATTTGTCGCTGGGAATGCTGCGGCGCGCGCAGAAAACATGGCAGCGGCGGCTCAACCTGTCGCTCGTGCATTGCGCCGCCGAAGATTTGCCCTTTGCCGACAACCGCTTTGACATCGTGTTCCATGTGGGCGGCATCAATTTCTTTTCCGACCAACGCCGCGCCCTGGCCGAAATGCTGCGCGTCGCCAAGCCGGACACACGGCTGATGGTTGCCGATGAAACGCAGGATTTGGTGGAGCAGCAATACCAAAAAAGCGTGTTCACCCAAGCCGCCTATCAAAACGCACAGGTGGACGTGTCGGCAATAACAAACGCCCTGCCCGACAACGCCGTCGAGCGGCAAACGCATATCCTGTGGAGCGGACGCTTTTACGCGCTGACGTTCCGCAAGGCAGCCTGA
- a CDS encoding AMP-binding protein, with product MHPLTEILAPSLPPTDLIAARPNWTRAAFNRAVFHLSRRLKTHRVQSAALWFDDAALFACTVLAAWHAGARVLLLPNTTQENLAWGGTADVFLSDAPHENLFSDGIDAPPALWHLPEILAQMPSESGFTGLSEAKTKRQPENDEQPENWRIAATAQAHLKTSGSSGAAQIIVKTAAQMQAETLALAAALPFDSRGATAVGSVSPQHLYGFTFRFALALTQGWTIERAQAVYPENLLAATAAHGKTVWIASPAVLNRLENGRDWSAAAAHIAGIVSSGGALPEATAARLAAHAVRPYEIYGSTETGIIAARQGGSVWQPFDGMVFGQDAEGALWVQSPWAERVQTADVVEAVREPQAHGFLLLGRKDRIIKFEDKRVSLTQIEHHLLQHAWIADSHCALHPQHKRIAAWAALNEAGIAALREHGRAALADTLKRHLAQSLDKTALPRYWRFADSLPRNAQAKIAAADFQAAFTVPQTAPQWTHAADTADTADAATPDTAACQAAYTARVPLDLVYFGGHFAAFPLVPGVVELQWARDLAARYPWGSQTLVRVENLKYQQFVRPHDEIVLSLDYDAAKNKLAFQITAHGKPCASGRLVFEAA from the coding sequence ATGCATCCGCTTACCGAAATCCTTGCCCCCAGCCTGCCGCCAACCGACCTGATTGCCGCCCGTCCGAACTGGACGCGGGCGGCGTTCAACCGCGCGGTGTTCCATCTTTCACGCCGTCTGAAAACGCACCGCGTCCAATCCGCCGCGCTGTGGTTTGACGATGCCGCGCTGTTTGCCTGCACCGTGCTGGCAGCTTGGCACGCGGGCGCACGGGTGCTGCTGCTGCCGAACACGACGCAAGAAAACCTCGCATGGGGCGGCACGGCGGATGTGTTTTTAAGCGATGCGCCCCATGAAAACCTGTTTTCAGACGGCATCGATGCGCCGCCCGCACTCTGGCATCTGCCCGAAATACTGGCGCAGATGCCGTCTGAAAGCGGGTTTACGGGCTTAAGCGAAGCTAAAACCAAAAGGCAGCCTGAAAATGACGAGCAGCCTGAAAACTGGCGCATCGCCGCCACCGCCCAAGCCCATTTGAAAACATCGGGTTCCAGCGGCGCGGCGCAAATCATCGTCAAAACCGCCGCGCAAATGCAGGCGGAAACCCTTGCCCTTGCCGCCGCCCTGCCGTTTGACAGCCGCGGCGCAACAGCAGTCGGCAGCGTGTCGCCGCAGCACCTGTACGGCTTCACCTTCCGCTTCGCACTCGCGCTCACACAAGGCTGGACCATAGAACGCGCCCAAGCCGTCTATCCCGAAAACCTGCTCGCCGCCACCGCCGCGCACGGCAAAACCGTATGGATTGCCAGCCCCGCCGTGCTCAACCGCTTGGAAAACGGGCGCGACTGGTCGGCAGCGGCGGCGCACATCGCAGGCATCGTCTCATCGGGCGGCGCGTTGCCCGAAGCCACCGCCGCACGGCTCGCCGCCCACGCCGTGCGCCCCTACGAAATCTACGGCAGCACCGAAACAGGCATCATCGCCGCGCGGCAAGGCGGCAGCGTCTGGCAGCCGTTTGACGGCATGGTGTTCGGGCAGGACGCGGAGGGCGCATTGTGGGTGCAGTCGCCGTGGGCGGAGCGCGTGCAAACGGCAGACGTGGTTGAAGCCGTGCGCGAACCGCAGGCACACGGCTTCCTGCTGCTCGGGCGCAAAGACCGCATCATCAAATTTGAAGACAAGCGCGTGTCGCTCACGCAAATAGAGCACCACCTGCTGCAACACGCATGGATTGCCGACAGCCATTGCGCCCTGCATCCCCAGCACAAGCGCATCGCCGCGTGGGCAGCGTTGAACGAAGCAGGCATCGCCGCCCTGCGCGAACACGGGCGTGCAGCCCTTGCCGACACGCTCAAACGCCACCTTGCCCAATCGCTGGACAAAACCGCCCTGCCGCGCTACTGGCGTTTTGCCGACAGCCTGCCGCGCAACGCCCAAGCCAAAATCGCCGCCGCCGATTTTCAGGCTGCCTTTACCGTGCCGCAAACCGCGCCGCAATGGACGCACGCCGCCGATACAGCCGATACCGCCGATGCCGCAACACCCGACACCGCCGCCTGCCAAGCCGCCTACACCGCCCGCGTGCCGCTGGATTTGGTGTATTTCGGCGGACACTTCGCCGCCTTTCCGCTGGTGCCCGGCGTGGTGGAGCTGCAATGGGCACGCGATTTGGCGGCGCGTTACCCGTGGGGCAGCCAAACCCTCGTGCGTGTGGAAAACCTGAAATACCAGCAATTCGTCCGCCCGCATGACGAAATCGTGCTGAGCTTGGACTACGATGCGGCAAAAAACAAACTCGCCTTTCAAATCACCGCCCACGGCAAGCCCTGCGCCTCGGGGCGGCTGGTGTTTGAGGCAGCCTGA
- a CDS encoding glycosyltransferase family 2 protein: MKTLALIPHYNHPDTVGQVAHALRGFGLDVLIVDDGSQAECHQRLNQLAQDTPSPTIQVLFRERNGGKGAAVKTGLQYAAEHGYTHVLQVDADGQHNLADTPKFTAAAQKQPENVICGEPQYGSDAPKARLYGRKITDFWNMLHTASRDIKDGMCGFRLYPLAPVLAVIRQENIGDRMDFDTEILIHLYWRGIKPVWIPTPVRYAQDGISHFRAWEDNVRISKMHARLFCTMLWRRISGSLKR, translated from the coding sequence ATGAAAACGCTGGCGTTAATCCCCCACTACAACCACCCCGACACCGTAGGGCAGGTTGCCCACGCCCTGCGCGGCTTCGGCTTGGACGTACTGATTGTGGATGACGGCTCGCAAGCAGAATGCCACCAGCGGCTCAACCAACTGGCGCAAGATACCCCCAGCCCCACTATTCAAGTGCTGTTCCGCGAACGCAACGGCGGCAAAGGCGCGGCGGTGAAAACAGGGCTGCAATACGCCGCAGAACACGGCTACACCCACGTTTTGCAGGTGGACGCAGACGGGCAGCACAATCTTGCCGACACGCCCAAATTCACCGCCGCCGCGCAAAAGCAGCCTGAAAACGTGATTTGCGGCGAACCGCAATACGGCAGCGATGCCCCCAAAGCACGGCTCTACGGGCGCAAAATCACCGACTTCTGGAATATGCTGCACACCGCCTCGCGCGACATCAAAGACGGCATGTGCGGCTTCCGCCTCTATCCGCTCGCCCCCGTATTGGCGGTTATCCGCCAAGAAAACATAGGCGACCGCATGGATTTTGACACCGAAATCCTGATACACCTGTATTGGCGCGGCATCAAACCCGTTTGGATTCCCACCCCCGTGCGCTACGCCCAAGACGGCATCTCCCATTTCCGCGCATGGGAAGACAACGTCCGCATCAGCAAAATGCACGCACGGCTGTTCTGCACCATGCTGTGGCGGCGCATTTCAGGCAGCCTGAAACGATGA
- a CDS encoding methyltransferase: MNLSPSLSQRYSQEHFTAGEAQRLAQEIAFAPIVFQVSLLMLKYGILAQLNQAPHGLSRAEIAQAAEISDYAAQVLLEASLSIGTVLTRDNRFFISKAGWFLLKDKLAQVNMDFVQEICYQGLFDLDATLQSGKPEGLKVFGGWATIYEGLSSLPPVAQEKWLAFDHYYSDSAFQAALKTVFAQPLPKLLDVGGNTGRWALQCVAYNPDVEVTIMDLPQQLALMREAVRGKTGAERIHGHPANLLDDNTPFPTGFDAIWMSQFLDCFSNEETTSILRRAAQAMGEHTSLFILEPLWDRQRYETAAYCLTMTSVYFTAMANGNSKIFHSEDLLRCIEQAGLAVADISDDIGLGHSILRCVKAQP; the protein is encoded by the coding sequence ATGAACCTATCCCCCTCCCTCTCCCAACGCTATTCGCAAGAACACTTCACCGCAGGCGAAGCCCAACGCTTGGCGCAGGAAATCGCCTTTGCCCCGATTGTGTTCCAAGTGTCGCTGCTGATGCTGAAATACGGCATTCTGGCGCAGCTCAACCAAGCCCCCCACGGGCTGAGCCGCGCCGAAATCGCCCAAGCCGCCGAAATCAGCGACTACGCCGCCCAAGTGCTGCTGGAAGCCTCGCTCTCCATCGGCACCGTGCTCACGCGCGACAACCGCTTCTTCATCAGCAAAGCAGGCTGGTTTCTGCTGAAAGACAAGCTGGCGCAGGTAAACATGGATTTCGTGCAGGAAATCTGCTATCAGGGTCTGTTTGACTTGGATGCCACCCTGCAATCGGGCAAACCCGAAGGCTTGAAAGTGTTTGGCGGCTGGGCAACCATTTACGAAGGCTTGTCGTCCCTGCCGCCCGTGGCGCAGGAAAAATGGCTGGCGTTTGACCACTATTATTCCGACAGCGCGTTTCAGGCTGCCCTGAAAACCGTCTTCGCCCAACCCCTGCCCAAGCTGCTGGACGTGGGCGGCAACACAGGGCGGTGGGCATTGCAATGCGTGGCGTACAACCCCGATGTAGAAGTAACCATCATGGATTTGCCGCAGCAATTGGCATTGATGCGCGAAGCCGTGCGCGGCAAAACAGGCGCAGAGCGCATCCACGGACACCCCGCCAACCTGCTGGACGACAACACCCCCTTCCCCACAGGCTTTGACGCAATCTGGATGAGCCAGTTTCTAGACTGCTTTTCCAACGAAGAAACCACCAGCATCCTGCGCCGCGCCGCGCAAGCCATGGGCGAGCACACCAGCCTGTTTATCTTAGAGCCGCTGTGGGACAGGCAGCGTTACGAAACCGCCGCCTACTGCCTCACCATGACCAGCGTCTATTTCACCGCCATGGCAAACGGCAACAGCAAAATCTTCCATTCCGAAGACCTGCTGCGCTGCATAGAACAAGCAGGCTTGGCAGTTGCCGACATTTCAGACGACATCGGCTTGGGGCACAGCATCTTGCGCTGCGTGAAAGCCCAGCCATGA
- a CDS encoding BtrH N-terminal domain-containing protein, whose translation MTPFPHQHTAHCESGVMSTLLQYHGYPLNEAMIFGIAHALTFVWLPIVKLNGMPLVSYRTPPRSIIKRTCQALGLKLSIQKFARPEDGKTALDNALASGKLVGMQTSVYWLPYFPEQMRFHFNAHNLLVYGKDGNDYLISDPVFENVQRCPADDLQRARFAKGALAAKGMMYTLETHRQPENTIAELPRIIRRAIRKNARQMLAPVFFVGVKGIRTVAKNIENLPARHDGKYQKLFLGHLVRMQEEIGTGGAGFRYIYAYFLEQAAEICREPAFQAASQQMTHIGDQWRQFAALCVKQCKRPSENGCAQIAAFLREIADKEEALWRTLKQS comes from the coding sequence ATGACCCCATTCCCCCACCAGCACACCGCCCACTGCGAAAGCGGCGTGATGTCCACCCTGCTGCAATACCACGGCTATCCGCTCAACGAAGCCATGATATTCGGCATCGCCCACGCACTCACCTTTGTGTGGCTGCCCATCGTCAAGCTCAACGGCATGCCGCTGGTTTCCTACCGCACACCGCCGCGCAGCATCATCAAACGCACCTGCCAAGCCCTCGGGCTGAAACTCAGCATACAAAAATTCGCCCGACCCGAAGACGGCAAAACCGCGCTGGACAACGCCCTTGCATCAGGCAAACTGGTCGGCATGCAAACCTCCGTTTACTGGCTGCCCTATTTTCCCGAACAAATGCGCTTCCACTTCAACGCCCACAACCTATTGGTGTACGGCAAAGACGGCAACGACTACCTGATTAGCGACCCCGTGTTTGAAAACGTGCAACGCTGCCCCGCCGATGATTTGCAACGCGCCCGTTTCGCCAAAGGCGCGCTGGCCGCCAAAGGCATGATGTACACGCTGGAAACGCACAGGCAGCCTGAAAACACCATCGCCGAGCTGCCCCGCATCATCCGCCGCGCCATCCGCAAAAACGCACGCCAAATGCTCGCGCCCGTGTTTTTTGTCGGCGTAAAAGGCATCCGCACCGTTGCCAAAAACATTGAAAACCTGCCCGCCCGACACGATGGAAAATACCAAAAACTCTTTCTCGGGCATCTCGTGCGGATGCAGGAAGAAATCGGCACAGGCGGCGCAGGCTTCCGCTACATCTACGCCTATTTTCTGGAACAAGCCGCCGAAATCTGCCGCGAACCCGCCTTTCAGGCTGCCTCACAACAAATGACCCACATCGGCGACCAATGGCGGCAATTCGCCGCGCTGTGCGTGAAGCAATGCAAAAGGCCGTCTGAAAACGGCTGCGCCCAAATCGCCGCGTTTTTGCGCGAAATCGCCGACAAAGAAGAAGCGTTGTGGCGCACATTGAAACAAAGCTGA
- a CDS encoding DUF3800 domain-containing protein has translation MLYADESGSVDDPNGDFFVLAGISIFERQTHWLDQKIETVAQRFNARFAGGKCEFHGSPMHSGRGSWKTAATPAERAQAVADILHLLSHSQSQIRIFASIIEKRLFADKSEIIPTAFQDIAFSFDSSLRNIYYKHNNAQRGLVLFDKSTSERMIQELSYSYKHLGSSDDKLRNFAEVPVFVDSQATRLIQMADLIAYWLYRYYQSNDNRGFNIIQPHIWRSGAEILGLHEHISDETRRRLPHAGDCGYPFPTPNPI, from the coding sequence TTGCTTTATGCCGATGAATCAGGCTCGGTGGACGATCCGAACGGCGATTTTTTCGTGTTGGCAGGCATCAGTATTTTTGAACGCCAAACCCATTGGTTAGACCAAAAAATAGAAACCGTGGCGCAACGCTTCAACGCCCGCTTTGCCGGCGGAAAATGCGAATTTCACGGCAGCCCCATGCACTCGGGCAGGGGCAGTTGGAAAACCGCCGCCACGCCCGCCGAACGCGCTCAGGCGGTTGCCGATATTTTGCATTTGTTGTCGCATTCGCAATCCCAAATCCGCATTTTTGCATCAATAATTGAAAAACGGCTGTTCGCCGACAAATCGGAAATCATCCCCACCGCCTTTCAAGATATTGCCTTTTCATTCGATTCTTCGCTGCGGAATATTTATTACAAACACAACAACGCCCAGCGCGGCTTGGTTTTGTTTGACAAAAGCACTTCCGAGCGCATGATACAAGAGCTGTCTTACAGCTATAAACACTTGGGTTCGTCAGACGACAAACTGCGCAATTTCGCCGAAGTGCCTGTATTTGTGGATTCGCAAGCCACACGGCTGATACAAATGGCAGACTTAATTGCCTATTGGCTGTACCGTTATTACCAAAGCAACGACAATCGCGGATTCAACATCATCCAACCGCATATCTGGCGCAGCGGCGCGGAAATACTGGGTTTGCACGAGCATATTTCTGATGAAACGCGCCGGCGTTTGCCCCATGCAGGCGACTGCGGCTATCCGTTTCCCACGCCCAATCCCATTTAA
- a CDS encoding LolA family protein, giving the protein MKKFLFAISLALAAPALWAFSLAQLANTLQQPSNVQGAFSQQRYLKSLAKPLATSGAFTLVPKKGLLWQMQKPFDTTLRVRSDGIMQWTGSAWRNPNAKQIGQSRQIQLFLDLLGGNTQGLEKQFDLALSGSEKQWTLRLTPKTAITRQIFDHIAISGDSVVRKIELNEKQGDRTVMQFSQIQTGKPLSAFAQSAL; this is encoded by the coding sequence ATGAAAAAATTTCTTTTCGCCATCAGCCTTGCCCTCGCCGCCCCCGCGCTGTGGGCATTTTCCCTTGCCCAACTGGCAAACACCCTGCAACAGCCGAGCAACGTGCAAGGCGCGTTCAGCCAGCAGCGTTATCTCAAATCGCTCGCCAAACCGCTCGCCACAAGCGGCGCATTCACGCTCGTGCCGAAAAAAGGGCTGCTGTGGCAGATGCAGAAACCGTTTGACACCACCCTGCGCGTGCGTTCGGACGGCATCATGCAATGGACGGGCAGCGCGTGGCGCAACCCCAATGCCAAACAAATCGGGCAAAGCCGCCAAATCCAGCTTTTTCTGGATTTGCTCGGCGGCAACACGCAGGGCTTGGAAAAACAATTTGACCTCGCATTAAGCGGCAGCGAAAAACAATGGACGCTGCGCCTCACGCCCAAAACCGCGATTACGCGCCAAATCTTCGACCACATCGCCATCAGCGGCGACAGCGTGGTCCGCAAAATAGAACTCAACGAAAAACAAGGCGACCGCACCGTGATGCAGTTCAGCCAAATCCAAACAGGCAAACCGTTAAGCGCGTTTGCCCAAAGCGCGTTGTAA
- a CDS encoding beta-ketoacyl-ACP synthase III has translation MTNEVYLTRATAFLPNAPVANDQMEAVLGMAGGIPSRVRRMILRSNGIVSRHYAIDPASRAATHTNAELAAEALRQLFAAPEASEATCLACATSYPDQTMPGHGAMVHGLSPLPPCETVSLAGVCVAGMAAMKYAYQAVKTGEHAAAIATASENASAMMRGEVFQSETDFRLLQHATPEIGFEKDFLRWMLSDGAGAVLLANRPLAGSLNFKIHWIDLLSYANEMPPCMYAGAEIRDGAFHGWKTVSADERAHHSIMAVKQNVKLLNEHIIRYTVEKPLAQIAAKRSLKAEHIDWFLPHYSSEFFRDKVAAGLANAGLPIAQEKWFTNLSSKGNTGSASIYIILEEFMRRQPIGRGQKILCYVPESGRFSTCFMLLEAV, from the coding sequence ATGACCAACGAAGTTTACCTCACCCGCGCCACCGCCTTTCTCCCCAACGCCCCCGTTGCCAACGACCAAATGGAAGCCGTACTCGGCATGGCAGGCGGCATCCCCTCGCGCGTGCGCCGCATGATTTTGCGCTCCAACGGCATCGTCTCGCGCCACTACGCCATCGACCCCGCCAGCCGCGCCGCCACCCACACCAACGCCGAACTCGCCGCCGAAGCCCTGCGCCAACTCTTTGCCGCACCCGAAGCCAGCGAAGCCACCTGCCTTGCCTGCGCCACCTCCTATCCCGACCAAACCATGCCCGGGCACGGCGCAATGGTGCACGGCTTGTCCCCCCTGCCCCCCTGCGAAACCGTATCGCTCGCAGGCGTGTGCGTGGCAGGCATGGCAGCGATGAAATACGCCTACCAAGCCGTAAAAACAGGCGAACACGCCGCCGCCATCGCCACCGCATCGGAAAACGCCTCCGCCATGATGCGCGGCGAAGTATTCCAAAGCGAAACCGATTTCAGGCTGCTGCAACACGCCACCCCCGAAATCGGCTTTGAAAAAGACTTCCTGCGCTGGATGCTGTCAGACGGCGCAGGCGCGGTGCTGCTGGCAAACCGCCCCCTTGCAGGCAGCCTGAATTTCAAAATCCACTGGATAGACCTGCTGTCCTACGCCAACGAAATGCCGCCCTGCATGTACGCAGGCGCAGAAATCCGCGACGGCGCATTCCACGGCTGGAAAACCGTCAGCGCAGACGAGCGCGCACACCACAGCATCATGGCAGTCAAACAAAACGTCAAACTGCTCAACGAACACATCATCCGCTACACCGTAGAAAAACCGCTCGCCCAAATCGCCGCCAAACGCAGCCTGAAAGCCGAACACATCGACTGGTTTCTGCCGCACTACTCGTCCGAATTTTTCCGCGACAAAGTAGCCGCAGGGCTGGCAAACGCAGGGCTGCCCATCGCACAGGAAAAATGGTTCACCAACCTGAGCAGCAAAGGCAACACAGGCTCGGCTTCCATCTACATCATTTTGGAAGAATTCATGCGCCGCCAGCCGATTGGACGCGGGCAGAAAATCCTATGCTATGTGCCTGAAAGCGGACGCTTTTCCACTTGTTTCATGCTGTTGGAGGCGGTGTAG
- a CDS encoding glycosyl transferase family 2, with amino-acid sequence MKPLQHNHWAAQQERGSRLFLALTTLMVRHLPAWLMKPCIWLVVCYFYATAPRARRHIRRYQSRLHAAFPTVKLPRMAHFCQFTAFGTAICDRFAVWQRKIRYEDLTVEDPDDVYALVRQNGRGQIFACSHIGNTEICRALVSHNQGFKLNVLVHSQHAQAFNEALHKAGAARIRLIQVGDLDAHLMLELNRRIENGEWLAIAADRVPIRGEKTVAVRFLGHTAPLSQGAWLLAALLKTQIHTLFCIKQNGRYHLKLRRFADTANWTRAGRQHDIAAAAQQFADMMAQECAANPLQWFNFYDFWDDEAA; translated from the coding sequence ATGAAACCGCTGCAACACAACCATTGGGCGGCGCAACAGGAGCGCGGCAGCCGCCTGTTTCTCGCACTCACCACGCTGATGGTGCGCCACCTGCCCGCATGGCTGATGAAACCCTGCATCTGGCTTGTCGTGTGCTACTTCTACGCCACCGCCCCCCGCGCGCGCCGCCACATCCGCCGCTACCAAAGCCGCCTGCACGCCGCCTTTCCCACCGTCAAACTGCCGCGCATGGCGCATTTTTGCCAATTCACCGCCTTCGGCACCGCCATCTGCGACCGCTTCGCCGTGTGGCAGCGCAAAATCCGCTACGAAGATTTAACCGTGGAAGACCCCGACGACGTGTACGCGCTGGTGCGGCAGAACGGGCGCGGACAGATTTTCGCCTGCTCCCACATCGGCAACACCGAAATCTGCCGCGCGCTGGTGTCGCACAACCAAGGCTTCAAGCTCAACGTGCTGGTGCACAGCCAGCACGCGCAAGCCTTTAACGAAGCCCTGCACAAAGCAGGCGCGGCGCGGATACGGCTGATACAGGTGGGCGATTTGGATGCCCACCTGATGCTGGAACTCAACCGCCGCATAGAAAACGGCGAATGGCTCGCCATTGCCGCCGACCGCGTGCCGATTCGCGGCGAAAAAACCGTTGCCGTCCGTTTTTTGGGGCACACCGCCCCCCTGTCGCAAGGCGCGTGGCTGCTGGCGGCATTGCTCAAAACACAAATCCACACGCTGTTCTGCATCAAGCAAAACGGGCGTTACCATCTGAAACTGCGCCGCTTCGCCGACACGGCAAACTGGACACGCGCCGGCCGCCAACACGACATCGCCGCAGCCGCGCAGCAATTTGCCGACATGATGGCGCAGGAATGCGCGGCAAATCCGCTGCAATGGTTTAATTTTTACGATTTTTGGGACGATGAGGCAGCCTGA
- a CDS encoding acyl-CoA thioesterase, with amino-acid sequence MKKHIYCRHSHELEIPFFDVDAMHIVWHGHYVKYLEVARCAFLSSIGYDYNEMARQGYGWPIVQMNLKYIRPARFGQRVRVEMEIVEIESCLRIDYTIRDAATGGKLTRAATTQAAVATATGEMQFQTPASWLAAVRQHPTFQAA; translated from the coding sequence ATGAAAAAACACATCTACTGCCGCCACAGCCACGAGCTGGAAATCCCCTTTTTTGACGTAGATGCCATGCACATCGTCTGGCACGGGCATTACGTCAAATATCTGGAAGTGGCACGCTGCGCCTTTCTCAGCAGCATCGGCTACGACTACAACGAAATGGCACGGCAGGGCTACGGCTGGCCCATCGTGCAGATGAACCTCAAATACATCCGCCCCGCCCGCTTCGGGCAGCGCGTGCGCGTGGAAATGGAAATCGTGGAAATTGAAAGCTGCCTGCGTATCGACTACACCATCCGCGATGCCGCCACAGGCGGAAAACTCACACGCGCCGCCACCACCCAAGCCGCCGTTGCCACCGCCACCGGCGAAATGCAGTTTCAAACCCCCGCAAGCTGGCTGGCAGCCGTGCGGCAGCATCCCACCTTTCAGGCTGCCTAA
- a CDS encoding 4'-phosphopantetheinyl transferase family protein — protein sequence MTDLICLIGTPQTARVYDRALLSPEDARRVAQSPKLETRLDWRVSRALKQQATLPVVSLSHSAGHAAVLCADEPIAAGVDMEIIKPRDFAALGALIASAAERDYLRGCDGQPEMLYPEFYKLWCGKEALIKAAGLDFPADMRRVGYRIVGGEKTGWRVDGQQGWQGAERVLAGGLALACVWRGEGVKLRFRFL from the coding sequence ATGACCGATTTGATTTGCCTGATTGGCACGCCGCAAACCGCCCGTGTTTACGACCGCGCCCTGTTAAGCCCCGAAGACGCACGCCGCGTGGCGCAGTCGCCGAAGCTGGAAACGCGCTTGGACTGGCGCGTCAGCCGCGCGCTCAAACAGCAGGCGACGCTGCCCGTGGTGTCGCTCAGCCACAGCGCGGGACACGCGGCGGTGTTGTGCGCCGATGAGCCGATAGCGGCGGGCGTGGACATGGAAATCATCAAGCCGCGCGATTTCGCCGCTTTGGGTGCGCTGATAGCCAGCGCGGCGGAACGCGATTACCTGCGCGGCTGCGATGGGCAGCCTGAAATGCTGTATCCCGAGTTTTACAAACTGTGGTGCGGCAAAGAGGCGTTGATTAAGGCGGCAGGCTTGGATTTTCCTGCGGATATGCGCCGCGTGGGCTACCGCATTGTCGGCGGCGAAAAAACAGGCTGGCGCGTGGACGGGCAGCAGGGCTGGCAGGGCGCGGAACGGGTGTTGGCAGGCGGCTTGGCGTTGGCGTGCGTGTGGCGCGGCGAGGGAGTGAAGCTGCGGTTTCGTTTTTTGTGA